tcaggcgctATACTAGATATAAGAGTTTATCAGGTTTTGCCAGATCTGTCATACGATGGACAGTGTCCCACGGAACCAGTTGACTTACAATGGAGTCGCTCAGATCCGTCATTATGAGAGGAAAAACAGCGCTGCACGAACCCAAATTCTCAGTCCCATTAGAACCCGTGACGGACGctccgaacgcagatgtgaacagaacctaagtcACTTAAAgacccgtcacctctcctgacatgtctgttttaataaataattgtattcttcatgtaacaacaattctggagcatcttttcttagaactctactttgtgccattcctctgttattcctcctagaaacttatgaataaattgacaactgggtgttaccagttgggggtgtgtccctactctgtcagcactgattggatagtgtcagcctgtagggacacaccctcaactggtaacacccagttgtcaatttatgcataaatttctaggaggaataacagaggaacagcgcaatgcagaattctaagaaaaaatgctggagaaTCGTTATTTCATGGGGAGTACAGGTATTTaataaaagacacgtgaggagagATGACGGGTCCtcttaaaaaaagaaacagtaacgaGCTGCATGCGGGAGCAGATTATACACCCTTGGTTAGAGCTAAACGGTTAGGCCACATGTCCAATAGTGGGGCGGAGCGAAACTgtggtctgtttccaagggcaatttctgtgtggagttcccctttaagacaGCAGATACAGTTTCTATCCCAGATAAATGACCACCAGCGTCCGGCTTGTGTCTCCGGCTCTCACCTGCAGGACGTGTTTGTTGTCTTTGGTATAGAGGACGGCACAGACCGTTGCCAGTGAAACTCCGGGTTTAATCTCCATCGGCACCAGTGCCTGCGCCAGCTAAACCGAGAGGAGGGAAAATAAAGtatttcattacacagtcacagATATAGAGGTTTATATAGACCCCTCTCCATTACCCATCATGCTCCTCACCTCGGGCATGATTTCGATCTTCTCGTAGCGTCTCTTGAAGGGCAGGGTCAGCACCTCCGCCCGGCGGTACGACATGGGTGGCGGCAGACAGTCGATCAGGAGGTCGGAGCGATGGGACTGGGACGCTGGCGGCTGGGTGTATTGTTCGGGGCACACGACATGCTGGGGCTGCAGGGAGACAGAAGAAGGGTAGGAGACCGTCGTCAGGCCCGGCTGGCCATTGAAACGGCAGATGCCGTCACAACTTCTAGGGACTGAGGGGGAGACGTTGCCAACGCCTTTtatctgcatttaaaaaaaactgaatcgctgtgtaatgaaaagttctgcaactttctaacataCGTTGAGTTTCAATTCCTCaacattttaaagatctctgcttgctgtcaggaaATGGAAACATTCCTGTTAACATCCACAGAAAAATCCTGCATAAACCGAATActtctgagggtttgttacagttgtatccagtctagacaattctcTGCCAGCTTAAGAACACCAGCAGCACaattctctctcctgtcctggtgttacaatgtatcagtgcaggaaaaATGTATCAGTTCTGACTCCTGTTTAGCTCacggaggattgtctagactggatacaactgtaacaaactcGGGCTGTGAGCTTTACGGATTTTTGCAGGCACGGTTATCGGAAATATCTAGGTAGTGCCCTGCCAGGACCTTCCCCCTTCATTACATCATTGCAGAAGTACAAGGCAAAGCATTTCCTGGGATGGGGGGTGTAACCAGTCCTGTAAAGTGTTGTCTCTGCTGGTCTCTCTGTGGATCACTACCCCCAATAGGAAGCAGAAGGAGCAAAGAATGGGAGTGACATGAGTGAGACGGGAGGAGGGATGAGAAACCTGTAAGTGAAAAGtcagaatatccctttaaaagtTACAAGTCTGACCTGGACTTCCTTGAGAAGTTTGGAAACCTGGATGAAGTTGAGCCGCGTGTCGATTGGACAATAGACGCATTTCATGGCCAGCGGCTGATACGGAGCCAGGGCGTCCAGGTAAGAGAAGTCGGGCTCTGAGAACAGAGAACAGAAAAGAAATGGCGGCCGACCTCCACAGCGGGAGCCGAGAATGAGCTTCTCAGGTCCGGCAATGGATCCGATCGGGTCTACGTACCGGTGAAAATGACGGTGTTCAGGCTGGACTTCCCCCACAGCTCCATGAAATGAACCACGTCTCCGAAGCGCAGGGTGGGGTGACCCGTGAACACGACACACGGCTGCTTGAAGTCGTTGCTGAAGTCGCCGTGGATACTGGGGTAATGCTTCAGCTTATTGGTCTGAATCAGctggaaataaaaaaagaagggaACAGAGGCCGTCATAGGGGGCTGCGTACCTAGAACGAGCGATGAAGTACCTTGCATTGGAAAAGACCAGTCCCGGATCCTGCTAGTGCTACATTACCCATTGGCGTCACCCTATAGACCTCTGGGGTCATCGCTGAGCGATAAACCCTATAGGGATGTAGACTACGTTATACTATACGGGGCGAGTCAAAAGTCAGGAACCACCCGAAGACGGGATCATCACTCATGGAGTGGAGGTCTTGGTagcctgtatacatatataccccAGCTACAATGGAGAGGCCCCTACACCGCTAATAGGACTCAATACCTCTATGGTGAGTGACCGGGCATGCAATCTCTCCACTGAAACCAGAGTCTAAGACTGACCCATGCAAGATGAATAGAGTAGAGGGTCCGGCTGGCAAACCCCCCATAATCGGAATTTTACGACCACGCAGATGTTACAGTGTCCGGATGTACAATTCATCACTTGTATCATTTGCAGAAATCAACGTCTTCTGGGGCATTCTGGAAGCTGCTGATAGATCTTGGTGGGGGGGTCCGCTCTAAACCACAGGACAGGATTTGGACAACCGCGTCTTAGAGCCACCAGTTCATTATCGGGTCTTACCTCGGCGTGAGGGAACGGAGGTTCTGGGAGATAGACCTTGGTTTGCTTGTTGTGACAGAGCCTGGTGAAGAAGAGCAAAAATACAGATTACTGGTGTCTACTGCCATCTTGTGGCTGAGGAGATGTACTGCAAGAGACAATACAAGTACCTGCCACATTCTCGGGGGCAGACAAATCATATGTGCAGAGGCCCAATAAGTGAGGGGGTCCCCCGCCACACAAAAAGCAGCCGACACCTTCCCACTGTCTATTAGATTAGATTGTACGGTACTAAGATAGTGGATTTCATGGCTCACAATTATTGTTGGGTGCTAATCTTGGGTACTTGGAGAGAAGCagcatgcttaaccccttaaagaccagatattttttttagtctttaCCCCTCGGCCTATCCTGTATAAACAGGAGTTACTGTTATGGCATACCCACACCATCGGACAATATGGCAAGGTCTCCGCTGGTCATTCTCGGGCAACATACCACTCAGCGAAGATCTGGGAGAACTCCAGGGAACTATTGGCCACAGGAGAGATGAAGTAGAAGGGGACGTTGGAGAGTCCGGCTGAGTCGATGTACTGATACAGACACTCCAGGAGGTCGTAGATGACACCCGAGGGATAACACGGCACCAGCACGTTACCCCCGTTACGGATCGTCATTGCTGTGGAGAAGCAGAATAGCCGGTAACAGCAGACGAAACTGTAACAAATCCCTAaaccatgccggattatcagattttctggatcattggatgctgatcctggtcttttctgatgcgcgcgcgccccccccccccccacagtgtcACCTTTAAATGTCTTTTTCTAGtgttatattaaataaaaaagtatactgtaactactttgtgtttcaatacatcatcattttcaagatctctgcttgctgccggTGAATGGGAGTATTCTTGCTTACATAGAACGGTTAAAACATACTGTTTACAGCTGAGAATTGCTACAATGCATCAGTCTAGGCAGTTCTCTGTAAACCAAACAGCAACAGCACAAATATAAATAACAGACCGCAGCGGAGTGACCAGGACTAAGTCAGGATGTGACATTACATCCCATCTCTGGGCACCACGACCGTGGAGAATACGATCTCAATTCATTATAGTTATAGAAATCATCTCTCCATGCACCGACTTCCTGTTTAGCTTGTTTTTATACACAGCAGTAAATTTGAACAAGCggtgctgcagtgtaaagcatagggGAGGGACAGAGCAGAAACCTGAGCCTCTGATGAGAGTTGTATCAGATAACCTCAGAGTCCAAAAGGCAGTGCAgtaagctggagtcactgatcgtAACTGTACTCTAATGGAGCAGAGATAAAAGGCACCCGACATCGCAGGGAATAAACAGCGGGTAAGCAGGACCCAGAGGCCGCCACTTCCATATAATCTGGACAGAATCGAACAGGATAGTGGATCAAATTTCGTAATTTACCCAGATTACTGCAGAACTCGCCCACCATTCCATCTGGATTGGCAGTGGGAATCTGGGTGAGACCGGTGAGGATGAGGACGTCGCTGTTTTTTAGAGAAGTCTGATCCATtggctaaaataataaaaaaaaataaaaaaaatatcagaattaaaataaaaacagtcacaAAAAAAGCAGCATCTGAACCTGCAGCTAAAATTTTCACTCACCCATAAAGTAACATTTTAGCCACAAACTGGACCATGCGTGAATGAAGTCTGATGCCACTGCTGCCTCTATTGGTGTCAACCTGCCTAAgcatagcctgtattatactccagagctgcactcactattctgctggtggagtcactgtgtacatacattacattacttatcctgtactgatcctgagttacatcctgtattatactccatgaGAACTCACCTGTGGGTGGGTAGTTAGAAGAGAGGACCCAGACACATAAGAGACTTTTTCATAATGGGACTGAATGATCCAATTGGAGCTGCCGAGAGCATAACCAGAACTGAGCGGCGTCACCTGCACAGCACCAAAGAGTTCCTGCAAAGACACTTGAGTGTATTACACCATATCACCACTAGAGGGCAGTCACACTCCAGTTTACAGACTTGGGAGTACAGTAGACCCCAATAACGGGGTACACTTAATGCTCCACATTTACTAGACTGGTGTTTTTATAGCAGTCGTGGAGGAGATGGAGTGATTTGCGCCAATCCTcacctgaaaatctgcagcaatttacaaTACATGTGGGTGAGATTATAAAAACCCTCTGTAACGTAACGGAAAAAAAATCAGCGCGGAATTGAGGGCATGTTGCTCATTTTCCAGTCCGCAGCAGTttaattttgttgcagatttcaccctttgaaAGTGATATCCACATTAAAATCTGCATGTCACACTCGCTTCTAAGCAAATCCGCCACAGAAAACGTTTGCAGCGTGTGAACTCAGCCCTAAagaagtttttccatcatcgcttaTTATGACATATGGCTGGCTTAGTGCTGCGGCCCCTCAGCTCTCGGGATCAgcaggggtcccagtggtcggacctgaaccaatcagaatGTTATAGCGAATTAAACGGATTTAATGCTTTCATGTGAATAAACTTCCAGGGGCTGAacacctgtacagacctaatacttattacagctgagggtttggagggggggggggtctcaatgGAGGAGTGACGTATAGAGGACTAACATATATGTAAAGGGGAACAGGGAGGGGACAGCAGGCCAGTATGTATACGAGTATGTAGTTCGGTGACCGGGTGACCAGAAGACTCTACTCCATAGTATCCAAAATGGCCGAACATGGTTAGATCTTGCTGTCCCCAGTTAAAGAAAGAAGAAcagcagctctggagcacaaactgctgctGTAATAATTGAAATACTGGAACATTTATGAGCTCATGAAGGTTTTATTATTTGGGCAGAGAGGTTCATAGCTAatgtctccccttcccctcccaagACCAAAACCACCAAGCCGCCTGGACCATGGCTTTGTACGAACACTCACTATTTTCTGGGAATACCCCACCAGCTGGATCTTGCTGAGCGCGGCGTTCACCTCCTGCATCGTGTAACATTTCCGCCACGTCAACACCTCAACAGCGTCCTTCAAAGGGACCGGCAGCTGCCTGCGACCAACGAGACGGAGATTAACGGAGGAATCATACATCGTTTTATACCATTCACGCGGCATCATCTCGCTATTTCCGGTGTGGTAAAATACAagctattgctccctgttatcagccatttctggCAGGTGAACTGCTGAGTGTCGAGTCCTTCTATGGGATGATTGACAAGTAGTCCAGAAAACTCCCtgacgccatttttttttttaggttcatcTCCATCTGGGACAGAAGATGCTGCTGTGAGCTCGATTCCACAAGAGTCACAATTTAAAGGGGCAGCACCACCTTATAGAGAACCACAATCCCATTGGCAGTCATTTCCATACTTCCTCTCCGAGTACAATGGAGCGGCAGTTACATGCCAAGAGAGGATTTAGGATGGatttctcctttaaaaaaaaaaaaattcaaaaagaactttccaggcaaaactgatacattgtgttaCATTTAGTgcagagggggcggagcatgacaccaaGGGACAGGGAGCGAGGACAATCTCTGTACAACGCTGCAGGATATGCTGGCGCTATGGAAGCAATGGGAAATAAAAATCTAGGACAGAGTTTGCGTTCCTCGTAGGTCCGGACTAGGGTATAGCAAAGTGTATCCGTTttccctggagtgttcctttaacaaccacccctcccccacaccaggctggcgcaggctcagaagccgtGCCCACGCCATTCACAGTGGGTTTCAGTTGTAACATAAAGCGGACACCCTACCGACACGGCCGGGATTGGAGTGGACTCCGTTCCCGGCCTTTAACCTTTCAGATGCCGGGATCAATAATGACCACCCAAGTggttttacagagggggaggggaggctaCATCAacaggaaaatgtaaaaaaaccatTATGGGTCTTGGAAAATGGCGACACAAAGACAAATCCAGTAAAGCGGATGTTTTTATTgggcaaaaaagttaaaaataaatcctgcagaataaggccctgttcacatcagcgtttctgttcaggggttctgtcggaggttaacccctcaacggaaagtcaaacggaaacctttgcttccgtttgcatcgccattgatatcaatggtgacggtaacattgctgatggtttccatttgtcaccgttccggcaggtttccgttttttcgacggaatcaatagcgcagcgatcctgtggttattacaccaggtgttggtacttttggcagtgtgggcaggtgccaagtcctgctggaaaatgaaatcatcgtctccataaagcttgtcagcagagggaagcatgaagtgctgggaaatgtcctgctagaccctgcgctgactctggacttgatataacacagtggaccaaccccagcagatgacacggcccccaaaccatcactgactgcggacacttcacactggagcgcagcagatacctccctgctctgctatagcggCGTTGCTACCACTGTAGCGGCCGCAGCAGCTGCGGGGGGGGGTCGGCACGGGCGACCTCATGTCCGGTGTcctctagcagccgctatagctgctacagcggtagcgacgccactgagagaagaagcgcttGGGCGGAAAGGCGAATGCTGAGTCGCCGggaccgggcgcttctgaaacaagcaggggaagggagccagcgcagcgcccccttccatcagctggagtgatgcgcactgtgcacaggtcgcacacccctaaggctggccctgcctaTATGTGctgcaaaatggtgccattaaaaaatacaaatcatcccgcaaaaaccaagccctcataggactacaatcgacacaaaaataaaagttatggcttccgAAATgcggaaataaaattaaaaaaaataaaataatggctGCAGGCCTAAACTAGGGCGCGTCCTTACAGGGTTGTATAAAATTAGTGAAAACGTCTGCTttattacagaaacagcgccacttctgtCTATGTGGTTCagtttggtattgcagttcagcacaATTCCAatgagtaccagacacagcccatggaggcGCTCTTTTTGGGGAAATAAAAacggacccttttttctaattacATGCGATTCAATCAATCACTTTATCATGAAAACTTCTGAAACTTTCTAATCTACTTTGTATTTCAATGTCAaattattttcaagatctctgcatgctgtcagtgaatggaagcatTCTTATTTATATCCAAAAGGCGTGAATCCCATCCTGTCCTAGTCCTGCTGACACagttgagggtttgttacaatgtatcagtgtaagtaaatcctctgtgagctaaaaacAAGTGCAGCACAAATTTTTCTCCTGTCCTGGACTCCAGGTTGATAGCTCTTAACTGCATTGTACATTGGAACAAGTCCTGCACCTGTGTTAACATGACAAGTTCAGGACGGGTTTTCAACCTCTATCTGTAAACtataaatgtttccattcactgaatgCAATCAGAGATCCTAAAAAGGGAATTGAAAAACAAACATTGTTCACAATTTCAGGCTAAAACCGGTCttgcctgagggtatgtgcacacacactaattacgtccgtaattgacggacgtatttcggccgcaagtaccggaccgaacacagtgcagggagccgggctcctagcatcatacttatgtacgacgctaggagtccctgcctcgctgcaggacaactgtcccgtattgtaatcatgttttcagtacgggacagtagttccacggaggggcagggactcctagcatcgtacataactatgatgctaggagcccggctccctgcactgtgttcggtccgggacttgcggccgaaatacgtccgtcaattacggacgtaattagtgtgtgtgcacatacccttaagctggCCATTAGATAAATGTTGTCTGATCCCGCTGTGCTCTCCATCTCTCTCGGACAACTTATGTTGTGGAATCAATAATTGCCTGtaccgatacattgtaacaagcagCAGCTGTGAGCAGAAAAAGGTCAAGGCCTTTGACAAGGATTTTGTCAATGGTGAAGAATTGCcgcaaagtatattagaacgtTACAATGAGGAAGGTGTCGTTGCTCTGGATACCTCTGATTGTCCTTGTGCTTCCACACGGTGGCAGACTGCGCCTTCGGCACCCGTTCTATGAAGTTAACCAGTTCCTCCATGAGTAACCTAAGAGGGAACAAAGACAAAGTGAGGAAATCCGGCAGAGACGGCGCTGGCAGCGCAGAGGGCGAACCGGCAGCGCAGAGGGCGAACCGGCAGCGCAGAGGGGGAACCGGCAGCGCAGAGGGGGAACCGGCAGCGCAGAGGGGGAACCGGCAGCGCAGAGGGGGAACCGGCAGCGCAGAGGGGGAACCGGCAGCGCAGAGGGGGAACCGGCAGCGCAGAGGGGGAACCGGCAGAGCAGAGGGGGAACCGGCAGAGCAGAGGGGGAACCGGCAGTGCAGAGGGGGAACCGGCAGAGCAGAGGGGGAACCGGCAGAGCAGAGGGGGAACCGGCAGTGCAGAGGGGGAACCGGCAGTGCAGAGGGGGAACCGGCAGTGCAGAGGGGGAACCGGCAGAGCAGAGGGCGAACCGGCAGAGCAGAGGGCGAACCGGCAGAGCAGActtatacattgtagcaaacaacCAGAGAGAGTAGCAGAGCAGAGACGCAGCCGGCAGAGCAGAGGGGGAACCGGCAGAGCAGActtatacattgtagcaaacaacCAGAGAGAGTAGCAGAGCAGAGACGCAGCCGGCAGAGCAGACACTACCAGAGAGGTTTGTGCGGCTGATGTATTTAGTAGCTTTACTACGTTCCCCAATTAAAACCTACATAAAATGTGGAGTAACTTAGCAAATCCTCTGGTGCAGATTCTGAGTCACAtgatcttttcttctccattcatgtCTAAAGCTACACAGAATTATACAGGTTTCCTGTTACCAAAGCcaagtgcattgtgggagataagatgacaggtatatagtcagAGCTCAGCTGTTAGCTCCACCTCCTGTCAGTCACGTGACCAAATGGCTGTCTGTTTCCGAGGGCAACGAGCAGAATTTTGAAAGCAGCTCTGGAAGGCTCGGATAATGTTCCACATCACTTAGAAGGGTTTTCCAGGACAGTAATATTGATGGCCGATCATTATAAAAGACCATCATtatctgatcggcgggggtccgacTCGTGGTGCCTCCGTTTATCAGCTATATGAAAGGGACAAAAGCTAAGAAACACAACTACAGCCCCAAAGTCTGACCTACGTGGTCTCTGCAGATTGGGGGAACCACGGGTGTCATCAGCCAGGCCTGTACGCTCAGCTCCGACCCATACGGACTAGTCAATAAAAAGGAGCGGCGTGCCTGAAAACATCAGGGACCACGTAAGTAAACTCTGGGATGGGCACCTCCACTTCTGGGCAGTAGCTGTATTTGCAGTATCCCTTTAAGAGATTTACCCATATCCTGTATAGGGCGCCGACAACTAATATAACAGGACACCCTATAGCTCGATCTTCTGTATTTTACCTGCCAATCTGTACTGTGGGCTCGGTGGCGTAAACGGTGCCAGTAAATCCAGTGTGCTCGGTGATGTAcggcagtgccatcatacagtgatAGTTAGAGATTAGGATCACATCTACAGTAGACAGATCTATGAGCTGCGTCTGAAGGCGAAGAGCAGAATATTAAACAAGTCTGCAGGGCCGAGCCTCTCCCTGGCCGCCGCGGGCtgcgttaccccccccccccagacgggCAGAGGAGGACATCTATAATACAGATACTGGCGCACACATTTATCCTGCAGCCTCATACACGAGGGACAAGGTCACCCATActgggacactggtataatatataatagaatgtTATCAAATACCCATCCCCCATCGAGATCTCAATAGAATTCATACAATAACAAGAATATAGAATTAGAAGGTGCGCGTGCGACCCTATAGAATGGGGTGTGGCAGATAAACGGGTACTGGAGAATCCCGGGACCaaacttaaaggggatgtccagtttTATGACTGTGGGGGGAATTCATTATCAGATCCACgcaagttttctggcgtagaaaatgtGAAAACGGCACAAAAGgcgcaattttgaaaaaaaaaaactgcaactttTGCGCCACTCACAACCTTTTCCAAATaacatttttgatcactttttattacatttttggagggAAACGGCAATGCTCGCACCCGGCGGGTTAAATAACGCAATATTTTACTAGTTCAGACGGACGCGGCGTTACCCAttaggtttacttttttttttatcgctaCATAATTTgtgaaaaatggaaaaagttgtTTTAAACTTTAGTTCGGGCAGACCTGAAAGCCTTCAAtaaacccccggctgccatggcaaccgatCAGCACCCCACTATTTTGATGCGAAGGGTGGCGATCAGCGGGCAGAGGCTTTTGTCTAACCgctcagatgccgcggtcgccATTAACCACATCACGTGAGGGTTGTAATGGCCTGGATTGGAGTCGTCTCCGATACCGTCCATTGACCTCGACTCTCAGCTGTTTTAAACAGCCGGCACCAGTGCCATGTTGTGATGGCGCCCATCCAGTGTAACAACACGTCAGACGTGGCCAAGGGGTTAAGACCGGTGAATGAATTCCCCCTGTAACTTTCTATaaaggcctcatttatcaaagctgcctaacagaaaaactgtgttacccatagcaaccaatcacagcgcagctttcattcttccagagcagtttaagaagTGAAAGCTGATCtccgattggttgttatgggcaacaaggGCAATTTTAcggt
This genomic stretch from Rhinoderma darwinii isolate aRhiDar2 chromosome 4, aRhiDar2.hap1, whole genome shotgun sequence harbors:
- the INTS9 gene encoding integrator complex subunit 9, with the protein product MKLYCLSGHPTLPCNILKFKSTTIMLDCGLDMTSALSFLPLPLVHSTRLSKLPGWITKDGNAQFEKEVKDCSGRVFVDSVPEFCLPETQLIDLSTVDVILISNYHCMMALPYITEHTGFTGTVYATEPTVQIGRLLMEELVNFIERVPKAQSATVWKHKDNQRQLPVPLKDAVEVLTWRKCYTMQEVNAALSKIQLVGYSQKIELFGAVQVTPLSSGYALGSSNWIIQSHYEKVSYVSGSSLLTTHPQPMDQTSLKNSDVLILTGLTQIPTANPDGMVGEFCSNLAMTIRNGGNVLVPCYPSGVIYDLLECLYQYIDSAGLSNVPFYFISPVANSSLEFSQIFAEWLCHNKQTKVYLPEPPFPHAELIQTNKLKHYPSIHGDFSNDFKQPCVVFTGHPTLRFGDVVHFMELWGKSSLNTVIFTEPDFSYLDALAPYQPLAMKCVYCPIDTRLNFIQVSKLLKEVQPQHVVCPEQYTQPPASQSHRSDLLIDCLPPPMSYRRAEVLTLPFKRRYEKIEIMPELAQALVPMEIKPGVSLATVCAVLYTKDNKHVLQPPPKPAAPSQSSKKRKRAAEENSETQPFKALLSGSIPVEQFVQTLEKHGFSDVKIEDTAKGHIVHLQEADTLIQFEEDSTHIICEHDERLRVRLRDLVLKFLQKF